Proteins from a single region of Bdellovibrio bacteriovorus HD100:
- a CDS encoding M23 family metallopeptidase: protein MTPGWNQLVKIAGCIVTLGTLGSCTTFHTPLSREYLAPNGGNSARVAASDHSPRIEQSLTFDWPVDRARMTRGFLPNKRRPHLGIDLAAPKGTPILASQAGTVIYAGREFRGYGKMVLIESGNGWATLYAHFDKILVSEGQKVRQGEVVGAMGRTGRATGVHLHFEVRKDRGPIDPLPLLPSVTAQL from the coding sequence ATGACACCAGGATGGAATCAGCTCGTTAAAATTGCAGGATGCATTGTCACGTTGGGAACTTTGGGTTCCTGTACGACTTTTCACACACCCCTTTCACGCGAATATCTGGCACCCAACGGCGGCAATAGCGCCCGCGTGGCCGCTTCAGATCACAGCCCCCGTATCGAACAGTCTTTGACCTTTGATTGGCCTGTGGATCGTGCGCGCATGACCCGTGGGTTCTTACCCAACAAGCGTCGTCCGCATCTGGGCATTGACCTGGCAGCACCTAAAGGAACGCCTATTTTGGCCTCCCAGGCCGGCACAGTGATCTATGCAGGTCGTGAGTTCCGTGGGTATGGAAAGATGGTCCTGATCGAATCTGGCAACGGCTGGGCAACACTGTATGCCCACTTTGACAAGATCCTGGTCTCTGAGGGCCAGAAGGTCCGTCAGGGCGAAGTTGTTGGCGCCATGGGCCGCACAGGACGCGCCACCGGGGTTCACCTGCACTTTGAAGTCAGGAAGGACCGCGGACCGATAGACCCGCTTCCGCTGCTTCCTTCAGTCACCGCTCAGTTGTAA
- the glyA gene encoding serine hydroxymethyltransferase has translation MHSTSLSLAQVDPEILAAINKESERQQFGLEMIASENYTSKAVMEAQGSILTNKYAEGYPGKRYYGGCVNVDTVESLAIERAKKLFGVQYANVQPHSGSQANMGVYLAACKAGETILGMDLSHGGHLTHGSPVNFSGMLFKAASYKLDPETGRLNYDTIRATAKEVQPKLIIAGYSAYPRTLDFAKFKEIADEVGAQLLVDMAHFAGLVATGHHPSPVPYADYITTTTHKTLRGPRGGMILTNSEEKAKTMNSRIFPGIQGGPLEHVIAGKAVAFGEALKPEFKDYSGKVVSNAKVLAEELLSAGFKLVTGGTDNHLILVDLSDREITGKLAENSLDEAGITVNKNTVPNEKRSPFVTSGVRIGTPALTTRGMGPAEMKQIAKWIGQVLNNAEDAGVKNRVHEEVKELCKQFPIY, from the coding sequence ATGCATTCAACTTCACTCAGCTTAGCCCAAGTGGATCCGGAAATTCTGGCCGCCATCAACAAAGAATCTGAACGTCAGCAGTTCGGACTGGAAATGATCGCTTCTGAGAACTACACCTCCAAAGCTGTGATGGAAGCTCAGGGCTCTATCCTGACCAACAAGTACGCTGAAGGCTATCCAGGCAAACGCTACTATGGCGGCTGCGTAAACGTGGACACAGTTGAATCCCTGGCGATTGAAAGAGCAAAGAAACTTTTCGGCGTTCAGTATGCCAACGTCCAGCCACACTCTGGATCCCAGGCCAACATGGGTGTTTACCTGGCGGCCTGCAAAGCGGGTGAAACTATCTTGGGCATGGATCTTTCTCACGGCGGGCATCTGACTCACGGGTCTCCGGTGAATTTCAGCGGGATGCTGTTCAAAGCAGCTTCGTACAAGCTGGATCCGGAAACAGGTCGTTTGAATTATGATACAATCCGCGCTACAGCGAAAGAGGTTCAGCCGAAACTGATCATTGCGGGTTACAGTGCTTATCCGCGCACCTTGGACTTTGCAAAATTCAAAGAGATCGCAGACGAAGTCGGCGCTCAACTGCTGGTGGACATGGCTCACTTTGCAGGTCTTGTGGCAACAGGCCATCACCCGTCCCCGGTTCCTTATGCTGACTACATCACCACGACCACACACAAAACCTTGCGCGGTCCTCGTGGCGGCATGATCCTGACGAACTCAGAAGAAAAAGCCAAGACCATGAACTCCCGCATCTTCCCTGGTATCCAGGGTGGACCGTTGGAGCACGTGATTGCGGGTAAAGCCGTGGCCTTCGGCGAAGCTCTTAAACCAGAGTTTAAAGATTATTCCGGCAAAGTGGTTAGCAACGCAAAAGTTCTGGCAGAAGAGCTTTTGTCTGCAGGCTTCAAGCTTGTGACCGGCGGCACTGACAACCATTTGATCCTGGTGGATCTGAGCGATCGAGAAATCACGGGGAAGCTGGCAGAAAATTCTTTGGATGAAGCTGGCATCACTGTGAATAAAAACACTGTGCCAAATGAAAAGCGCTCTCCATTTGTCACAAGTGGTGTTCGCATCGGAACTCCCGCTTTGACCACACGTGGAATGGGTCCAGCGGAAATGAAGCAAATTGCGAAATGGATCGGCCAAGTTCTGAATAACGCTGAAGATGCTGGTGTGAAAAACCGCGTGCATGAAGAAGTAAAAGAGCTTTGCAAGCAGTTCCCGATTTACTAA
- a CDS encoding RpiB/LacA/LacB family sugar-phosphate isomerase gives MIVYVGCDHAGLDLKLKVMAALPDIQWKDMGTHSADSVDYPDYADQVCREVVKVELQNQKNNLIDSQKGPALGLLICGSGQGMAIRANKFPQIRAALCWNTDIARLSREHNNANILCLSERFTSPDDAVKMLQTFLSTSFAGGRHQQRVDKLSSDTGC, from the coding sequence ATGATTGTCTATGTTGGTTGCGATCACGCTGGGTTGGATTTAAAACTTAAAGTGATGGCGGCTCTTCCAGATATCCAATGGAAGGACATGGGCACTCACTCCGCTGACTCTGTCGACTATCCGGACTATGCCGATCAGGTGTGCCGTGAAGTTGTTAAAGTGGAGCTTCAAAATCAAAAAAACAACCTGATTGATTCTCAAAAAGGCCCGGCTTTGGGTCTTTTGATCTGTGGCTCCGGCCAGGGTATGGCCATTCGCGCCAACAAGTTCCCACAAATCCGTGCGGCGCTTTGCTGGAATACCGACATCGCCCGTCTGTCCCGGGAACATAACAACGCCAACATTCTTTGCCTGAGCGAACGTTTCACATCCCCTGATGATGCGGTGAAGATGCTGCAAACGTTCCTGTCGACATCCTTCGCCGGTGGACGCCACCAACAGCGCGTCGACAAGCTTTCAAGCGACACTGGTTGTTGA
- the fabF gene encoding beta-ketoacyl-ACP synthase II: MNSRFERPSKPQRRVVVTGVGAVTPLGNTIEDSWAAAIRGQSGIAKITKFDTTGFDVTFAGEVKGFNTDQYVEKKEQKKMDEFIHYSIAASKMAVEMAKLELTEEVKNQAGVIIGVGIGGLANIEETAIKMKERGPGRISPFFIPSVITNLAAGQVTISLGLKGPNYSVTSACASGVHSIGDAVRYIRDGVTDVMLAGGAESTICGLAVGGFASMRALSTRNDAPEKASRPWDKDRDGFVLAEGAAVLCIESLEHAVKRGANILCEITGYGVSSDAYHMTSPAPEGAGGYAAMSMALKDSGLKAEDINYINAHGTSTPVGDGLETAAIKRLLGDHAKKVWVSSTKSMMGHALGAAGAIESAFCVMAIRDQVAPPTINLENPSEDCDLDYVPNEARKGKITNVINNSFGFGGTNASMIFSKYEG; encoded by the coding sequence ATGAACTCCCGATTTGAACGTCCATCCAAACCACAAAGAAGAGTTGTCGTCACCGGAGTAGGCGCAGTCACTCCCCTTGGTAATACCATTGAGGACAGCTGGGCTGCCGCAATCCGTGGTCAATCTGGGATCGCCAAGATCACCAAATTCGACACGACAGGCTTCGATGTGACTTTTGCCGGCGAAGTAAAAGGTTTCAACACAGACCAATACGTCGAGAAAAAAGAGCAAAAGAAAATGGACGAGTTCATTCACTACTCGATCGCAGCTTCCAAAATGGCCGTGGAAATGGCCAAGCTGGAACTGACCGAAGAAGTGAAGAATCAAGCGGGAGTGATTATTGGTGTCGGTATCGGTGGTCTTGCGAACATCGAAGAAACCGCCATAAAAATGAAGGAAAGAGGACCGGGCCGTATCAGTCCGTTCTTCATCCCTTCTGTGATCACGAACCTGGCCGCGGGTCAGGTGACGATCTCATTGGGACTGAAAGGTCCTAACTATTCTGTGACTTCCGCGTGTGCTTCAGGTGTTCACTCTATCGGAGATGCGGTTCGCTATATTCGCGACGGCGTGACTGATGTGATGCTTGCAGGTGGCGCAGAAAGCACGATCTGCGGACTGGCTGTTGGAGGCTTTGCTTCCATGCGCGCCCTGTCCACCCGCAACGATGCTCCTGAAAAAGCCAGCCGTCCTTGGGATAAAGACCGTGACGGATTTGTTTTGGCAGAGGGTGCGGCGGTTCTTTGCATCGAATCCCTTGAGCACGCGGTCAAACGTGGCGCCAATATTCTTTGCGAAATCACAGGCTACGGAGTTTCCTCCGATGCTTACCACATGACTTCCCCGGCTCCGGAAGGCGCTGGTGGTTATGCGGCGATGTCCATGGCTTTGAAAGACTCCGGTCTGAAAGCGGAAGACATCAACTATATCAACGCTCACGGCACAAGTACGCCGGTGGGTGACGGCCTTGAAACCGCGGCAATCAAACGCCTGCTGGGTGATCATGCGAAAAAGGTCTGGGTTTCCAGCACCAAGTCCATGATGGGTCACGCGTTGGGCGCAGCTGGCGCAATTGAATCTGCTTTCTGTGTGATGGCAATTCGCGACCAGGTGGCTCCTCCAACGATCAACTTGGAAAATCCAAGTGAAGACTGTGATTTGGATTACGTTCCTAATGAGGCACGTAAAGGTAAAATCACCAATGTCATCAACAACAGCTTTGGTTTCGGTGGAACCAACGCCTCCATGATCTTCTCTAAATACGAAGGATAA
- the acpP gene encoding acyl carrier protein, translating into MAIHPKVKDIIVEQLGVDPDKVKAEASFIDDLGADSLDIVELVMAMEEEFDLEIPDEDAEKLKTVQDVASYLEKKGKA; encoded by the coding sequence ATGGCTATTCATCCAAAGGTTAAAGATATCATCGTTGAACAACTTGGCGTAGATCCAGATAAAGTTAAAGCGGAAGCTTCTTTCATCGACGATCTGGGCGCAGACAGCTTGGATATCGTTGAACTTGTGATGGCAATGGAAGAAGAATTCGATCTTGAAATCCCTGACGAAGACGCTGAAAAGCTGAAGACAGTTCAAGACGTAGCTTCTTACCTTGAGAAAAAAGGAAAAGCTTAA
- the fabG gene encoding 3-oxoacyl-[acyl-carrier-protein] reductase has protein sequence MSGKSLQGKKIVVTGGSRGIGAAIVKLLADEGAQVAFTYSSREEAAQQVAHSLTGEGHFYIKMDIANEESVNSAVDHILEKWSDIDGVVNNAGITKDGLLLRMKSEDFDSVVNTNLRGTFLVTKAFTKPMMKARKGSIVNIVSIIGETGNAGQANYAASKAGTIAFSKSVALELGSRNVRVNNVAPGYIATEMTDVLSEDVKSKMMEKIPLAKIGEGSDVAQAVRFLLSDESKYITGHTLDVNGGMHMN, from the coding sequence ATGAGCGGAAAGTCGCTTCAAGGAAAGAAAATTGTTGTCACTGGTGGCAGCCGCGGAATTGGCGCTGCTATCGTTAAGCTTCTTGCTGATGAAGGCGCTCAAGTTGCCTTCACTTACTCTTCCCGCGAAGAGGCCGCTCAACAGGTGGCTCACTCTTTGACCGGCGAAGGTCACTTTTACATCAAAATGGACATCGCGAACGAAGAATCTGTGAACTCTGCTGTAGATCACATTCTGGAAAAATGGAGCGACATCGACGGCGTTGTGAACAATGCCGGCATCACCAAAGACGGGTTGCTTCTGCGCATGAAATCAGAAGATTTCGATTCTGTGGTGAACACCAACCTGCGCGGCACCTTCCTGGTGACCAAAGCCTTTACCAAACCCATGATGAAAGCGCGCAAAGGTTCCATCGTGAACATCGTGTCTATCATTGGTGAGACTGGCAACGCCGGTCAGGCAAACTATGCCGCTTCCAAAGCCGGCACGATTGCGTTTAGCAAATCCGTGGCGCTGGAGCTGGGTTCCCGCAATGTGCGCGTGAACAACGTGGCCCCTGGATACATCGCAACGGAAATGACAGATGTTCTTTCTGAAGATGTGAAATCCAAAATGATGGAGAAAATTCCCTTGGCAAAAATCGGCGAAGGATCCGACGTGGCGCAAGCCGTGCGCTTCCTTTTGAGCGACGAATCCAAGTACATCACCGGTCACACCTTGGATGTGAACGGCGGAATGCACATGAACTAA
- the fabD gene encoding ACP S-malonyltransferase, translating into MFTLVFPGQGSQQPGMGRFLFENFKIAQETFEEGSEALKQDMKKLCFEGSEADLALTENTQPALLLVSTATQRVLTKEFGVKASVAAGHSIGEYAALVAAGVTRFDESMRAVKTRGQAMQSAVPVGQGGMVAVLGLEPDQVETLCNYVVKNSGVGPLSAANFNSPGQIVISGSQKAINWLKDNFKPEAIFAEAPKRAKLIPLTVSAPFHCEMMKPAEDKMREVLTAMKFETAAFPIIQNFHAKAETDGSILRENLIRQVSAPVRWTQSMEVLKGMGHSQVIECGAGKVLQGLLKKIDGDFFKVMTTTSIEDVKIIEEFLKATSH; encoded by the coding sequence ATGTTTACACTTGTATTCCCAGGACAAGGCAGCCAGCAACCTGGCATGGGCCGCTTTTTGTTTGAAAACTTCAAGATCGCTCAAGAAACTTTCGAAGAAGGTTCTGAAGCTTTGAAACAAGACATGAAAAAACTGTGCTTCGAGGGCTCTGAAGCCGACTTGGCTTTGACCGAGAACACACAGCCGGCACTGCTGCTGGTTTCCACAGCCACTCAACGTGTGCTGACGAAAGAGTTCGGCGTAAAAGCCTCTGTGGCGGCCGGTCACTCTATCGGTGAATACGCGGCCCTTGTTGCAGCCGGTGTGACTCGTTTTGACGAATCCATGCGTGCTGTGAAAACCCGTGGTCAGGCGATGCAGTCTGCAGTTCCTGTGGGTCAAGGCGGAATGGTCGCTGTCTTGGGCCTTGAGCCTGATCAGGTCGAGACACTGTGTAACTACGTTGTGAAAAACTCCGGCGTGGGCCCTCTGTCAGCTGCCAACTTCAATTCTCCAGGACAAATCGTTATCTCTGGTTCTCAAAAAGCCATCAACTGGCTGAAGGACAATTTCAAGCCAGAAGCGATTTTTGCGGAAGCGCCAAAACGCGCAAAGCTCATCCCACTGACGGTTTCAGCGCCTTTCCATTGTGAAATGATGAAGCCGGCCGAAGACAAGATGAGAGAAGTCCTGACCGCGATGAAATTTGAAACGGCGGCCTTCCCGATCATTCAAAACTTCCACGCCAAAGCTGAAACCGATGGTTCCATCTTGCGTGAAAATCTGATTCGTCAGGTGTCAGCCCCTGTGCGCTGGACTCAGAGCATGGAAGTTCTTAAAGGCATGGGTCACTCTCAAGTTATCGAGTGTGGCGCTGGTAAAGTCCTTCAAGGTCTGCTTAAAAAAATTGATGGAGATTTCTTCAAAGTCATGACCACAACTTCCATCGAAGATGTGAAAATTATTGAAGAATTTCTGAAAGCTACGAGTCATTAA
- a CDS encoding beta-ketoacyl-ACP synthase III, whose product MAGMYRSRVSGIGSYLPEKILSNKDLEKMVETNDQWIVERTGIERRHIASEDQATSDLCVIAAKRALEDANLKVEDIDMILVGTVTGDHQMPSTACFVQAKLGAKNIMAVDLNAACSGFLYGVSIADQFIRTGMYKNILVIGAEVLSRYMNYKDRETCILFGDGAGAWVMSRAAEGQTNVIESSHLRADGTLADLLILPAGGSKIPQSHEAIDKGLNFMTMKGRDIFKNAVRTMASCCQEALEHNKVAPEQVDWIVPHQANKRIIEAVADQFKFPMERVIVYLQETGNTSAASIPLAFDWAVKNGKIKRGQTILLTAFGAGLTSGSILLRY is encoded by the coding sequence ATGGCAGGAATGTATCGATCTCGAGTTTCAGGGATAGGCTCCTATCTACCGGAAAAGATTCTTTCAAATAAGGATCTGGAAAAAATGGTAGAAACCAACGATCAGTGGATCGTTGAAAGAACCGGGATCGAACGCCGCCATATCGCCTCTGAAGATCAGGCCACTTCTGATCTTTGTGTCATCGCCGCCAAGCGCGCTCTGGAAGACGCTAATCTTAAAGTCGAAGATATCGATATGATTCTGGTGGGCACCGTCACTGGTGACCATCAGATGCCGTCCACTGCGTGCTTTGTCCAAGCGAAACTTGGAGCAAAAAACATCATGGCTGTGGATTTGAACGCAGCTTGCTCCGGCTTCCTTTACGGCGTCAGCATTGCCGACCAATTCATCCGCACAGGCATGTATAAAAACATCCTGGTTATCGGTGCGGAAGTCCTTTCCCGCTACATGAACTACAAAGACCGCGAAACCTGCATTCTTTTCGGAGACGGTGCTGGTGCGTGGGTCATGTCCCGTGCAGCCGAAGGCCAGACAAACGTTATTGAAAGCTCTCACCTGCGTGCCGACGGCACTCTGGCGGATCTTCTGATCCTTCCAGCCGGTGGCAGCAAAATCCCGCAATCTCACGAGGCTATCGACAAAGGTCTGAACTTCATGACCATGAAGGGCCGTGATATCTTCAAGAACGCGGTTCGCACGATGGCGTCCTGTTGCCAGGAGGCTCTGGAGCACAACAAGGTTGCACCTGAACAGGTCGACTGGATTGTTCCTCACCAGGCCAACAAGCGCATTATTGAAGCGGTTGCTGATCAATTTAAATTCCCAATGGAACGCGTGATTGTCTACCTTCAGGAAACTGGTAACACATCCGCTGCTTCCATCCCTCTTGCATTCGATTGGGCTGTTAAAAACGGCAAGATCAAACGGGGTCAGACTATTTTGCTTACCGCCTTCGGTGCAGGTCTTACTTCCGGCAGTATTCTATTGAGGTACTAA
- the rpmF gene encoding 50S ribosomal protein L32, whose translation MPTPKKKTSRSKRDMRRSHDGLTAPAIAVEKKTGELVRPHRAHKGADGALYYKGKQISAAK comes from the coding sequence ATGCCAACTCCTAAGAAGAAAACATCCCGCTCCAAGCGTGACATGCGCCGCTCTCACGACGGTCTTACTGCTCCAGCTATCGCTGTAGAAAAAAAGACTGGTGAACTTGTTCGCCCTCACCGCGCACACAAAGGTGCTGACGGTGCTTTGTACTACAAAGGCAAACAAATCAGCGCAGCGAAGTAA
- a CDS encoding YceD family protein, which yields MKIKLTEVPEEGRAYHWTTQTGEANAVLADIVGKNVYDAEFFIKPLNSKDFELTGKIKTKSPEVCSRCGNDFNLPVNERFHEILIPKREQPRASKYSKVNHVSDLPEGGPEVSEYENMVFDMSEFLHEVVALAAPFNPACPEIGEDGKPSDCRIPESGQGLIYNEQMPVEKPQNPFAALKNLKLN from the coding sequence ATGAAGATCAAATTGACTGAAGTCCCAGAAGAAGGCCGCGCCTATCACTGGACCACTCAAACTGGCGAAGCCAATGCGGTTTTGGCCGACATCGTGGGCAAAAACGTCTACGATGCTGAGTTTTTCATTAAACCTTTGAATTCCAAGGACTTCGAGCTGACCGGGAAAATCAAGACCAAATCCCCGGAAGTCTGCTCCCGCTGCGGTAATGATTTCAATCTGCCGGTCAACGAAAGATTCCACGAAATCCTGATCCCCAAGCGCGAACAGCCCCGCGCCAGCAAGTATTCCAAGGTGAACCACGTCAGCGATCTGCCAGAGGGCGGTCCTGAGGTTTCTGAATACGAGAACATGGTCTTTGATATGAGCGAATTCCTGCATGAAGTGGTGGCTCTTGCTGCGCCTTTTAATCCGGCATGTCCGGAAATTGGCGAAGACGGGAAACCCTCAGATTGCAGAATTCCCGAGTCAGGACAAGGTCTTATCTACAACGAACAAATGCCTGTGGAAAAGCCGCAGAATCCATTTGCAGCTCTAAAGAATTTAAAACTCAATTAA
- a CDS encoding alpha/beta fold hydrolase: protein MATLKLHGHEYYYEDHGPKDAPCIVLSPLVYTDTTVYEPIARILADDYRVITYDHRGLGRSEHTVSPSLESSAKDVAALIEQLGVGPCHFVGNCLGAYIGLRLAIHRSDLLKSCTLMGAVAEGESDETIKAMEGFVANIKKEGMKAGVNDFAKMWFGDTFRATKDPIQVSRREKWLSHIKHMKPDEMDSALQIFRRTDMSEDLNKVHCAVLVLAGDEDSPSNLEAYRRMAKALPAGEYKTIHHAGFALVIEQPEEVAENIRTFVGKVERHLQHQYKQAPRDFDARMM, encoded by the coding sequence ATGGCTACTTTAAAACTGCATGGACATGAGTATTACTATGAAGATCATGGCCCCAAAGACGCCCCCTGCATCGTGCTGAGTCCTCTTGTTTATACAGACACCACTGTTTATGAGCCCATCGCCCGCATCCTGGCGGATGACTATCGTGTGATCACCTATGATCACCGCGGCTTGGGTCGCAGTGAACACACTGTCAGCCCCAGCCTGGAAAGCAGCGCCAAGGATGTGGCCGCGCTTATTGAGCAACTGGGTGTCGGACCCTGCCACTTTGTAGGGAACTGTCTGGGAGCCTATATCGGCCTTCGACTGGCCATCCATCGATCTGACCTGTTGAAAAGCTGCACTTTGATGGGTGCGGTCGCTGAAGGTGAAAGTGACGAAACAATCAAAGCCATGGAAGGCTTTGTCGCCAATATCAAGAAAGAAGGTATGAAAGCCGGAGTCAATGACTTCGCCAAAATGTGGTTCGGAGACACTTTCCGCGCCACGAAAGATCCTATTCAAGTCAGCCGTCGTGAAAAATGGCTGAGTCATATCAAACACATGAAACCAGACGAAATGGATTCGGCTTTGCAGATCTTCCGTCGCACCGACATGAGTGAAGACCTGAACAAAGTCCATTGTGCCGTTCTGGTTCTGGCCGGTGACGAGGATTCACCTTCCAATCTGGAAGCTTACCGCCGAATGGCGAAAGCTCTTCCGGCTGGTGAATACAAAACCATCCACCACGCGGGCTTTGCCCTTGTGATCGAACAACCTGAAGAGGTCGCCGAAAACATCCGCACCTTCGTGGGCAAAGTGGAACGTCATCTGCAACATCAATACAAACAAGCTCCACGGGACTTTGACGCCCGTATGATGTGA
- a CDS encoding metal-sensing transcriptional repressor gives MSHKKQHASHEDVSKRLKRAKGHLETVIKMIADERPCVDVARQLHAVTKALSAAKSVYIHDHIEHCLDGNHEELDLDEIKEITKYI, from the coding sequence ATGTCACACAAAAAGCAACACGCAAGTCACGAGGATGTCTCAAAACGCCTGAAACGCGCCAAAGGCCACCTGGAAACTGTTATTAAAATGATTGCTGACGAACGCCCGTGCGTGGATGTGGCCCGCCAACTGCATGCCGTCACCAAGGCTTTGTCAGCAGCAAAAAGCGTTTATATTCACGATCACATTGAGCACTGCCTGGATGGCAACCACGAGGAACTTGATTTGGACGAAATCAAGGAAATCACCAAGTATATCTGA
- the slc39 gene encoding ferreportin — MKVQSLLRIETQLLLGRLLTRSGDQAWDFVVPFALLVIFPGKLQVAAFYYLIVKIGTFLLTPSSGKWIDTHPRIQVVKWGVWLQFFAILAGMVFFGMLDGLVRAGGRESWLLSVLFIALALSGVMASLGSQITDISVGNDLAPSLVAPEKLTHFNSWLRRIDLATEVGAPILAGALFAFHPEQLPLAGLFLIGLWNLVSFVPEYFLLRNVIQRSGLKIKVLTEAQSWKDTFHINLRGSFSDPIFWLILSYALLWLSVLSPHGVLLAAYLKDEMRLPETEIGLFRGLGAVFGLISTVSFPYLVRRLGLISSSRWHLGFQGVTLGIAVTAFAMGSTASVYVFLGCILLSRVGLYGFSNGEFELRQRLIPEGRRGELNSLSSLTTTSATLILFSAGSLLPQTEDFKYLVYVSLAAVLLANVVFIKWSSRQGVVTSGAAEPVES; from the coding sequence ATGAAAGTCCAGAGCTTGTTGCGAATTGAAACCCAACTGTTGTTGGGAAGATTGTTAACCAGATCCGGGGATCAGGCCTGGGACTTTGTGGTGCCATTTGCTTTGTTGGTGATCTTTCCTGGGAAGCTGCAGGTCGCGGCGTTTTACTATCTTATAGTGAAGATCGGGACCTTTCTTTTGACCCCTTCCAGCGGGAAATGGATCGACACTCATCCGCGCATTCAGGTGGTGAAGTGGGGAGTCTGGCTGCAGTTCTTTGCCATTCTTGCCGGCATGGTGTTTTTTGGAATGCTGGATGGTCTTGTTCGTGCGGGCGGCCGTGAGTCGTGGCTGTTGTCTGTCCTTTTTATCGCTCTGGCTTTGTCGGGGGTGATGGCTTCATTGGGGTCGCAGATCACAGACATCTCAGTTGGGAATGATCTGGCGCCATCCCTGGTGGCCCCGGAAAAACTGACCCACTTCAACAGCTGGTTGCGCCGAATCGATCTGGCCACCGAGGTGGGGGCGCCCATCCTGGCCGGAGCTTTATTTGCATTTCACCCAGAACAACTTCCGCTGGCTGGTTTGTTCCTGATTGGTCTTTGGAATCTGGTTTCTTTTGTTCCTGAATACTTTCTTTTGCGGAATGTGATTCAAAGGTCGGGCTTGAAGATCAAGGTTCTGACGGAGGCGCAAAGCTGGAAAGACACTTTTCACATCAATCTGCGCGGCTCTTTCAGCGATCCTATTTTCTGGCTGATCTTAAGTTATGCGTTGTTGTGGCTTTCGGTGTTAAGTCCTCATGGGGTTTTGCTGGCAGCCTACCTGAAGGATGAGATGAGACTTCCCGAAACAGAGATTGGCCTTTTCCGTGGGTTGGGTGCCGTCTTTGGTTTGATCTCCACTGTGAGTTTTCCCTATCTGGTCCGTCGCCTGGGATTGATCAGCAGTTCAAGATGGCATCTGGGATTTCAGGGAGTGACACTGGGAATTGCAGTCACCGCTTTTGCGATGGGATCGACGGCCTCGGTCTATGTGTTTTTGGGATGTATTCTGCTTTCGCGGGTGGGTCTTTATGGGTTTTCCAACGGGGAGTTTGAACTTCGCCAAAGACTTATCCCTGAAGGGCGTCGCGGGGAATTGAACTCGCTAAGTTCTTTGACCACAACGTCTGCCACCTTGATTTTATTTTCGGCCGGCAGTTTGCTGCCACAAACGGAAGACTTTAAGTATCTGGTTTATGTCTCACTTGCCGCCGTGCTTTTGGCAAATGTGGTTTTTATCAAATGGTCCAGCAGGCAGGGCGTGGTGACATCAGGCGCTGCTGAACCCGTTGAATCCTGA